The window ATGTTTTCTCTCTTTTCGTTCCATTGAAGGGTTCTATTTATTAGATCACCAGACACGGACCATTATGAACCTTAAGTACCTGACGTGCTTGAATACCAATAAAAAGCCACTTTCCTGAATGGTACCCTTCTCCATTAACCAGAGGATGGTCCTCACCAAATCAATGTATCTGGAACGGATGTCACATTTTATTGTGCCAAACCATATCCTCAAACCATATTGGCTGCAAGTGTGTAATTCTAGTAATGCACGTTGAACTTGAGACTGCAAGATGAATTAATTCTTCAACCTTAAGGCTTCACTTGAGAATGATATCTGTTCAATAAACTCATGAGACATGACCCCTCTTTTTTCCCCCAGAGACGTGACTACTCTTAGGATTGGAAAATTATGTGAATCAAGTGCTCTAAACATCAAGAATAATTAGCCACTCAGCTCAATACAACTCCATCCAGGTTCCTTCATTAATCCTTGCTTGCTTAGTTGCCTCCTATAACTTGTGGCCTTCTTCCATTTCCCTAAACAACTGAGCATATTAGACATCAGAACACAGTGATCAGAATCTTGAGTCTCCAAATTCAGAAGTTCCTCTGGTATGAAATCTATGGATGAATCAGCACAACGAGCACTGTATGAACTAATTATAGGAGCTAAAACCTTATTTTGCACCTCACTTGGCATCTGCTTGAAGAACTTTAGGGCGCTCCCAAAATGACCAGCTTTACAAAGCAAATCAACCATGCACATATGATGTTCAATAGATGGCTCGATACCATATTCCATTGTCATGCTGTGAAAGCACTCAAGACCTTCATCTACTAAACCAGAATAGTTGCATGCGGTAAGAACATGAGTAAACGCAATCCCATCTGGTTGAAAACCTTTGTTTTTCATCTCCTTGAAAAGGACAAGAGCCTCACTTCCTTCTCCATTGCAAGCATACCCATTAATCATGGCACTCCAAACAGCTATATCTCTATTGGTAACACCCTCAAATATTTTCCTAGCCAGATTGATGCTACCAAACTTGCTATACATGTCGATTAATCCAGTAGCTACTCGCGGCTCTGAATGCAGTCCAGTGGCAATTGCCTGCTCCTCAACCTTTTTCCCCAGATTAGCAGACCCCAATTTGGCACAAGCTGAAAGAACTGATGACAGAGTTGCTTCATTCGGCTCAATGTTTGCGCACACCATGCTATCGAACATCACCAACGCTTCATTCAGATGACCACCTTCAACATACCCACTTATCATTGAAGTCCACACAACCACATTCGCCATGTGAACTGCATCAAAGACTTCTCGAGCGGATTCAAGATCTCCACACTTTGCATACAAGTTTATCAATGATGCCGCAAGGTCTTCCTCACATTCAAAGCCAAGCTTAATAATGAGAGCATGCACACCCTTGGCCACCGACAAGTTCCCAAACAGAACAGCAGCTGATATGAGATTCACGAGCACTACCGAGTCAACATTTTTCCCAACTCCCCGCATGCGGTTGAACAGATCAAACACCTCCAGATAATCCCCTCTAAGTAAATAACCAGATGCCAATGCAGTCCAAGTAACTACAGACTTGTTGCATATTCCATCAAACAACAACCGCGCAGCATCCAGATGGCTACCACGGACAAGCATGGTGAGAACCGAGTTCAACACAGGCAAACCGGCATCAAGCCCAGATTTCACGCTAAACCCGTAGACGCACATGCCAGGATTGCTTGCGGAAACGGAGTCCACACACCCGGAGAGCACGCCGACGAGTGTGCCCTCGCTGGGTCTGACCCCCGCACGCCGCATCGCGTTGAACACCGCAACAGACTCCTCCACCTGGGAGCTCCTGCCGTACGCAGCGACCATGCAGTTCCAGGAGACCAGGGTCGGGCgcggcatttcgtcgaacaggcGGCGCGCGTCGGGGAGGCgcccgcacttggcgtacatgTCGAGCAGGGAGGTCCGGACGaacacggcggaggcggcgccggcgaggagggcgtgggcgtggacggcggcgccgaggcgggggaggcggagcgcggcgcATGACTTGGCGAGGGACGGGAAGGtggatgcgccgccgccgccgaggcccgcggcgaggagggaggcgtaGTGGCGGAGGCAGCGGGAGTAGGAgcccgacgcggcggcgtgctGGATCAGGCGGTTCCACTCGCGcagggcggtggtggtggccgtcgtcgtcggcggcgtggGTTGGCTCATGCGTTTCGAGGTTTTCGGGGGCCTTTCGGTTGTTACTATGTAAATTTCGACAAAATTGCATACCTACGATCGCAAAGTTTGGACACACTAGAATGCCAGCACTTAAACGGGCTTCGCTAGAATACCACGTTGAAATGCCATTATGTACCAATCTACCCTTGGGCTTCATCTTCCTCACTCCAACTCCTCATCTTCCTCGTCACCGGTGGCTACGGTGGCAGCAAGGAGAGCCGGCGGCCAGCGGTGGTCGTTTGCATACGGTCGATGGGAGTAGTGGGGGCAGAGGCATCCTTGGGGCAAGGAGGTGCAGCTAGCGGTCGACGGCAGCCGCGCGGAGGGCTAGGGGTAGAGTAGGGCGGAGCGCGGTAGGGTTGGCGAGGACAGTGGCGGCAGACGTGCTCTCGTCGGCCGCACACGATGACCACCGCCGGGAGCCGTCCCGGGGCGACGACCTCCGCCCacgcgctcccgccgccgcacctGCACTCCTGCCACCGCCCACATGTTCCCGCCACCGCGTGCAACGACCGCTGCCGCCCACACGCTCCCACCACCAGTCACCGAGCTCGCTCCCTCGGTTCCCCTCGCCGTAGCCGGCCACCAAACTCGCTCCCTTGGTTCTCCTTTGGTGATTAATATGCAGATTCTATGTTTTTCgttaacatattttttaaactactaTGCAGCATAGTAGAAAAAATCAGACCGGACACCGAACCGCTTGAACTCATGGTCCACCCGGGTCATCGATTGGACCCACTGGGTCGATCGGTATTTATACAAACCAAGCTATATGATGAGTGAAAGCCATGACACCTCAGACCGCTTGGCACTAAGATGTTATAGCTCAGCGCCATCAAAGATGTTATAGCTCAGCGCCATCAAGGTTGGCGCTGAGAAAACGACCTTttttaaaattagtttttggcACGGTTCAATCTcagaataagttttttaaaagtgtCAAGTTGTCAAAAATATGGCTAATTTATTTTAGTTCCGTCACTAGTTTTCCTGTTGCAATGTTCGGCGTAGGTCATCTTTTTATACTAGATGATGCCCCGCATTTTGCTGCAGTATATATGTTAGATAATAGAGAAATGATAAAATTATTTGGactgaaatattatgaaaattatttAAGAGTAATaatttagcatgtgtatgtttagttttagaatgaaataaattgtagatattATTACTATATGCTTGCATAATAAGCTTTGTGTGCTCAATGGGTTGATGTGGCATACTTGCATGTAGGTTTTAAAAGTGCTAATAAAtattatgcttgcatgttgagctttattAGGTGTTTAGTTGACATtatgtttatagaaaaaagagattaaaaaaataacaaaacaagCCTCACTAAACAATCAATCTACTCCCtcggtcccaaaatataagggattttggtggaTGTGACTCTTACTGAGACAATGAATTTGGACAGACTAGGAAATGTCACATCCAcggtgtgtttggttcacggTCATGCATGGATGGGATATGGCCATCcatattttgttggatatgGCGATCCAATTTCTTGTTTTGGTTGAAGGGATATAGCATGGATGGGAAATGCCAAAAGttagtgggacccatttgtcatatatatttttttatcaaaatataatcattcgagatcttgttttaaagattcaATTGTAACAAATATAATGTAATGGTGTAATCAAATTATAAATTAGATAAATGGTTTAGgtgaaaaaaatcatttggagCTTGCTTAACATAAAATCAAACCAATCGCAGCCAATCAgaataggcaaaatttgctacaaaaCACTCAAAGATTGTGGTCTTTGCTGTGAGACATCCGAAGATTGTGTATTTGCTCGTGGACACTATAAAAaaatggtaattagctgctggacactcctcctattattttattattagaaactttggttaaagacaagtttgcccatgGGCCTACttgtcaatctctctttctctgttcttcttcctctctttctctgttcttCTTCTTTAATAGCAACGCGACACTTTTCATCGCCCTCGGTGCGCCCAACAGCAGCAACACGGCGGCCGGCTTCTCGTTCACACCGATGCGCCGCATCCCCTCGGTGCCGACGTTCTACGTCGTGACGCTCACCAGCATCAGCTGCTGCAGCACGCATCGCCGGTCTCCGACACGTCGAGTTGTTtcatggcgacggcgcgcccgCCGCTGAGGTCGGCACGGTACACGGTCCCGAAGCTCCCCCTGCCGATGCAGTACGCGTCGTTAAAGTGCTCCGTCGCCGCCAAGATGTCGCCGAAGGAGAACGTCGTGTCCTTGCTCCATAACGAGGCCTGCACCgccgttgtcgtcgccgccgccgagctcccgccgctcgccgccgtctccgcgttCTCTATGACGACGTCGGCGGCTCGCCTCGCCTTGCGTGACACCGTGCAAACCACCACGACCATGGACACCAGCAGCGCGGTGGCGAGGGAGAGCGTGACGGCGAGCACCAGCCTCGTCTTACCGGAGTggccgtcgccggtggtggtGTTCGAGCTGCAATGTTGTTGCCGCACAGGCCAGGGTTGCCACTAAGATCCAGCGTCGTCAGCGACCTCATCTTGCCGAGCAGGGGCGTCACCTTGCGGGAGAGGTTGTTGCTGCTCAGGTTGAGATACCACATCTCGGCCAGCTTCGTcatcttcccgccgccgccccgccgtggCCGAGCCGTCTCGGGTTGGGCCAGCCGCCGTCGCGCCTCTGCTCTGCtgcaaggaagaagaaggggaaaaaaagatagagagaggaagaacagTGTTAGGGGCATTTTGGTACTTACACAACTCTTTCTCTCCATCTCGatcagaaataataaaataatgggaggagtgtccagcagctaattaccacttttttacaGTATTCACGAACAAATACACGATCTTcgggtgtctcacagcaaagaCCACAATctttgagtgtcctgtagcaaattttgccatcaGAATATGACACATCACCGAGACTAAAACTGGATGGCTTTATCCAGCCAAATCAGTCGGATGCACTCATCTAACATATTGAGGGAATATTCTCTATTATGGGCCGCCCCATCCGCCctgccctccaaccaaacaccacaaaAAATCGGGCGGCCATCTCCCATCTAGGCTCCgagggagtactttttttttttttacctgctTCCTCCTCTAACCTCTATGGGCCCATTGGCCCAAGGGCCCAAttccccgctcccctcctcctttcctctctctctctcccagccCGCActccctttctctccccctcccctaacCCCTagctgagcggcggcggcggccggcggccggcgagcggtgagggcgcgaggcggcgcggcgtgcggcGCAGGATCGAGGGAGGGCTCGGACTGCCGGCGGGGGGCAGGCGGACAGCGGCGCGACGTCGTCACGGCgagtcggcgacggcgcggggcggggcagcggccagcggcggcgccggcacagGGACTCTGGGAGGGAGCCGGGCAGGCGGGCAGCCGGCAGCCGACCagccggggagaggagggattGAAGATTCGAATTTCGAAGTATTGAACCATTGACTCATTGAGGTTAGGGAACTAAAGTTCACTGATTTCATGATTTGTTCTACACTTCTACTTAAGTACTTATCTAGTGAAGTATCTACTAGACTACTACTTGCTTAGTTTTTACAACTGTACTTGTGAGTAGTTCATACTTGATACTTCATagttcctactccctccgtttcacaatgtaagtcattttagcattttccacattcatattaatgctaatgaatttagatatatatatatatatatatatatatatatatatatatatatatatatatatatatatatatatatatatatatatatatatatatatatatatatatatatatatatatatatatatatatatgtctagattcattagcatcaatatgaatataggaaatgctagaatgacttacattgtgaaacggaggaagtagttactATCTTGCAAACTTGATTAGCTAGTAAGGCAGTTAGCGAGGACTAGGAGCCTTCAACCTTGGCTACTAGGATTTGTTCATAGGAATTCAGAGATCTTAGTAATTAGTATTTCTATCCTTTATGTATTTCATATGCTGGCACTTTCATATGTTTACCAATTAGTATTTCTGTATGTTAAACAATTTCAAGTGATTGTCAATTCTATCAATGTGTGAACTTATGCTCAATTTTATGTTATACAtgctatatattatataattattagtgTGTGATACTATACAAGCTAATATTAGGCTTTTAGGtgtatgaacaaaaaaaaaattaccccTTCCCATTTCGAATACGGTTTGAAATCCTGGGCTTGCCCCTGGCTTGTTCGTAGATTTGCAATTTGCAAAAAAATAGAGACGAAAACATCGCACGTGGTATTTCACTGATAACGCTAATGCTATCACTCTACAGATTGGTATTTGCATATTTATAGTCATTTTCACTTTCCATCAGTAAAGTACAAGTAGTACAGCTATTATATTTCGtaatttttctcccttttttatgtttttatgtGTGAATTTGGACACCATTATACCGATAAATGCATTGTTTGTATAAACTGATGAGTACTCCCTGTATTTATCTCTTGTCTTTGCCAGTAGCAGCTGCACAGTTAAAAGGCTTGTTTCTAGGAATGTACCATTGTTTGCTTCTATAGTTTTCAGTATGACCTGTTGTGGTTGAAGCCGTAGTTGTCTGGTGTGCTCATTAACATAAATATTATGTGTTATTTGTTGCATTGAAGGAGCACCATGGATGGAACTCTTTGAATGCTTTTCATTCATTTGGAATATCTAGATATGGTTATGGTGCATCAATTAATTTATTCACATAGGTGGTCAAGGGCATACTTAGAGGGTCTCCTCTAAGGGTTCATATGTTAAATCAATGCCTGTCCAATTCATTGGCCTCCCAGTTTAGTTTCCATACTCCTTGGCTGTATTAGTTTCCTGATCTCGCACTTCACCGTGGTGCTTACTGAAAATAAGCAAACTGTTTGTCTTGCAGTTGTCTGTTCTGATTGACTGAAATTTTTCGTTTTTCAGGGCTGAACCTTTTTCTTAAGTAATAGCAAACTTTATTTGATCTGAAATACATGTACATGCTTTTTAGCCCTAGAGATCCTAGAAAACTTTTTATTGTTAGCATGGATCCCTGATTTTATTTACTGAGAGCATTCTAATTACTAAAACACTGAGAATCACCTCACTACTCTAAATACTTTATGCTTAGATGATATGTTGGTGTTCTTCTCACACAGCCTTGTAGTGTTACAATATACAGTTTCTAAATCCTGGCtccaccatttttttattattattaactTCGATTGGGAATGCTTCACTAAATGTTGGGCTGGAAACActgtttttgtgtgtgtgacATTTGCCAGCAGGATTATTCCCTCTCCCTCATCCTAATTACATTTGTGCCGTCCCTGCTGTTGGGTTGTTGGGTCCCCCTTGGACCTCCAACAGCAGTATGAACACAGGTACACAACATGTCAAGCTTAATTTGCAGGCAAAGTGGACATGAGCGAGGGCTTTCTGTCAATGTGTTCACAAATGtgcctactccctccggttcccgTTTAGTTGATGTTTGAGGCTTGGACTATTTTGGATGGAAAATCTTGACGTTTTAGCCATGTGATCAATTTAGACTGATTTGCCCCTGCttggctgcatgcatgcaaatcaCATTTAACTTGGTGCATCTGAGTCCTTCACAGCACCATAAAAATCATGAGGATAAAATCAATTTGCCGAATCATCTCCTACAGCATAGTAAAAATCGTGTGGAAAAGTAGGGTGCCAAGATTCAAACTTAGCACATGAAGCTTTGGGACTAGCAGTCATAACCACCAGGTTAAGAGGATTTGCTTGTTGGATGTGCTATTCTAATGTGAACTTATTAATCATTCCTTGGTATGTGAGCTcctgtccaaaacgtcaataaCTTTGAAACCGGAGCGAGTACTGCCTAGGGGCACAAAGCCAATTATTATAACCACCTCCATCAATTAGGGTTTTTATCCAGGGCAAGACTTCCATCCCTATGTTGGATGCCCTTTGCTGAAAAGCTATTTGTTGTATTACTACTTAGCTCATTACTTTCCTCTTTTGTATCTGTACTAGATAGTAAATGTGATAGCATCTCTTGTTTTCTCTTGAGGGAAAATGATAGCATCTCTTGTAGCTTATAGTTCTTAAAGATAGTCTTTATATTCGTAACTGATTACCTGGATGTTacctctatttgggtgatacaGTTTTTCCCATCCATTCATATCTACAGGTATTAAAGGCAGCATCTTTACCAAGGTGCTAATCAGTCACATGCATAACCATGACTTCTGAAGACGGAGACATTTCAGCTCTGCTCTCTGAACCAAGTATTCCTGAAGAGCAGCCTGAGGCATCTGAATTCGATGACGTCGTCCCTGCAATTTTGGAATCAATTAAATCAAGTGAGAAGGCATTCAAACCTTCACCGGAGGAGGCTGCTTGGGCTGATTCTTGTTTTGTGCAGACATCTGAGCTTTCGGATAGTGACTGGGGAGCAATGAAGCATGCCCTGCTTAATGCTCTTGAAAAGCCAACAGAAATACCCAACAATACTTCTGAAATTGTGCACGAAGAAGGTTCCCATGCAATTTTAGAGGTCAAACCTCACTCTCTCCCTGCTGAAATTGTTTCTCA of the Oryza sativa Japonica Group chromosome 2, ASM3414082v1 genome contains:
- the LOC4329335 gene encoding pentatricopeptide repeat-containing protein At3g12770, which encodes MSQPTPPTTTATTTALREWNRLIQHAAASGSYSRCLRHYASLLAAGLGGGGASTFPSLAKSCAALRLPRLGAAVHAHALLAGAASAVFVRTSLLDMYAKCGRLPDARRLFDEMPRPTLVSWNCMVAAYGRSSQVEESVAVFNAMRRAGVRPSEGTLVGVLSGCVDSVSASNPGMCVYGFSVKSGLDAGLPVLNSVLTMLVRGSHLDAARLLFDGICNKSVVTWTALASGYLLRGDYLEVFDLFNRMRGVGKNVDSVVLVNLISAAVLFGNLSVAKGVHALIIKLGFECEEDLAASLINLYAKCGDLESAREVFDAVHMANVVVWTSMISGYVEGGHLNEALVMFDSMVCANIEPNEATLSSVLSACAKLGSANLGKKVEEQAIATGLHSEPRVATGLIDMYSKFGSINLARKIFEGVTNRDIAVWSAMINGYACNGEGSEALVLFKEMKNKGFQPDGIAFTHVLTACNYSGLVDEGLECFHSMTMEYGIEPSIEHHMCMVDLLCKAGHFGSALKFFKQMPSEVQNKVLAPIISSYSARCADSSIDFIPEELLNLETQDSDHCVLMSNMLSCLGKWKKATSYRRQLSKQGLMKEPGWSCIELSG